The Vibrio gallaecicus genome contains a region encoding:
- a CDS encoding precorrin-2 dehydrogenase/sirohydrochlorin ferrochelatase family protein, with amino-acid sequence MRYFPMFLDVENKPILVVGGGEVACRKVDSLLRAGGEVTLVSPKVEPYLKNLIDEGKIHWIQNFYSSNIISKQYLQVWATTDNPNLNHQVHNDAKKLGILVNVVDDLPYCDFITPSMINRGRIQIAISSGGASPVLVRNIREKLETVLPQNLGLVADFGASKRNSIKESFPTVDERRKFWERFLSSSFIEQVSNREQLEAYYQKSLVENLESEGRVTWVEFEDDVELLSMKALRLMQESELVLYPKACPFEFVDLCRRDAERDSFDGSGELSTKLENARAENLRVCVFIPPASVEYNLLVGQDLKLSTAKVM; translated from the coding sequence ATGCGTTATTTCCCAATGTTTTTAGATGTAGAAAATAAGCCAATCTTAGTAGTAGGCGGTGGAGAAGTTGCTTGCCGTAAAGTAGATAGTTTATTGCGTGCTGGAGGGGAAGTTACGCTAGTTTCACCTAAGGTAGAGCCTTATTTAAAGAATTTAATAGATGAAGGCAAAATTCATTGGATTCAAAATTTTTATTCTTCGAATATTATTTCAAAACAATACCTACAAGTTTGGGCGACAACTGATAATCCTAACCTAAACCATCAAGTACATAATGATGCAAAAAAGCTTGGTATTTTAGTCAATGTGGTTGATGACCTTCCATATTGTGATTTCATCACTCCGTCGATGATAAATCGCGGAAGAATCCAAATTGCTATCTCTAGTGGTGGTGCATCTCCTGTTTTAGTTCGAAACATTAGAGAAAAACTCGAAACCGTATTACCTCAAAACCTCGGTTTAGTAGCGGACTTTGGTGCATCAAAACGCAATTCAATTAAAGAGTCATTTCCTACAGTCGATGAAAGAAGAAAGTTCTGGGAGCGTTTTCTATCTTCGAGCTTTATAGAGCAAGTTTCAAACCGAGAGCAACTAGAAGCCTATTATCAAAAATCGTTGGTTGAAAATTTAGAGAGTGAAGGGCGAGTAACTTGGGTTGAGTTTGAAGATGACGTTGAACTGCTTTCTATGAAGGCGCTGCGCTTAATGCAAGAATCGGAACTTGTGCTGTACCCGAAAGCTTGTCCTTTTGAGTTTGTTGACTTATGCAGGCGTGATGCTGAAAGAGATAGCTTCGATGGAAGTGGCGAGCTTTCAACAAAGCTTGAAAATGCGAGAGCTGAGAACCTGAGGGTGTGTGTATTTATTCCACCAGCAAGCGTTGAGTACAACCTACTTGTTGGTCAGGATTTAAAGCTGTCTACTGCGAAAGTGATGTAA
- a CDS encoding YajQ family cyclic di-GMP-binding protein translates to MPSFDIISEVEAVELRNAVDNANRELSTRFDFRGVEASFDYKDESVKLSAQDDFQLKQMRDILRSNLTKRNVDPNAMEAKKADQTGRTWFQTVIFKQGIETDVAKKIVKLIKDNKVKVQASIQGEKVRVTGKKRDDLQAVMSLVRNGELGQPFQFDNFRD, encoded by the coding sequence ATGCCATCATTTGATATTATTTCTGAAGTAGAAGCAGTAGAGCTGCGTAATGCTGTAGATAACGCTAACCGTGAACTATCAACTCGTTTTGATTTTCGTGGCGTAGAAGCAAGCTTCGACTACAAAGATGAGTCAGTAAAACTAAGCGCTCAAGATGATTTTCAACTTAAGCAAATGCGTGACATTCTGCGCAGTAACTTAACGAAGCGCAATGTAGATCCTAACGCAATGGAAGCCAAAAAAGCCGACCAAACGGGTCGCACATGGTTCCAAACTGTTATCTTCAAGCAAGGTATTGAAACTGACGTTGCTAAGAAAATAGTTAAACTGATTAAAGATAACAAAGTCAAAGTTCAAGCTTCAATTCAAGGCGAGAAAGTTCGCGTTACTGGTAAAAAGCGCGATGACCTACAAGCAGTGATGAGCCTAGTTCGTAACGGTGAACTTGGTCAACCATTCCAGTTTGATAATTTCCGTGACTAA
- a CDS encoding 3-deoxy-7-phosphoheptulonate synthase: MPLKTDELRTQALGPMPTPAELGNAHPITDDVAERIAQSRRQIEDILTGRDNRLLVIVGPCSVHDTDAALDYAQRLSQIQEQYKDELFVVMRTYFEKPRTVVGWKGLITDPNLDGSYALETGLNKARKLLLDINKLGLATATEFLDMITGQYIADLITWGAIGARTTESQIHREMASALSCPVGFKNATNGNVKIAIDAIRAAQASHYFYSPDKNGRMTVYRTAGNPHGHIILRGGDKGTNFDSESVAEACTQLEQFNLPQRLIVDFSHANCQKQHRKQLEVAEDICNQIKSGKNQVAGIMAESFIEEGNQPMTDITNLEYGKSITDPCLSWSDTVTMLDMLANAIKERN, encoded by the coding sequence ATGCCATTAAAAACTGATGAGTTGAGAACCCAAGCACTGGGGCCAATGCCAACTCCTGCCGAATTAGGCAATGCACACCCTATTACAGATGATGTGGCTGAGCGTATTGCACAGTCACGTCGTCAAATTGAAGACATCCTAACTGGTCGCGACAATCGTTTACTTGTTATTGTTGGTCCATGTTCAGTTCATGATACAGATGCAGCTCTAGACTACGCGCAGCGCCTAAGTCAAATTCAAGAACAATATAAAGACGAACTTTTCGTAGTAATGAGAACATACTTTGAAAAGCCTCGTACTGTCGTTGGCTGGAAAGGTTTGATTACAGATCCGAACCTAGACGGGTCGTATGCCTTAGAAACAGGACTAAACAAGGCTCGTAAATTATTGCTTGATATTAACAAGCTTGGTTTAGCGACAGCTACTGAGTTCTTAGACATGATCACAGGTCAATACATCGCTGACTTGATCACTTGGGGCGCTATCGGTGCACGCACTACAGAGTCACAAATTCACAGAGAAATGGCTTCAGCTCTTTCATGCCCTGTTGGTTTCAAAAACGCGACTAATGGCAATGTGAAGATTGCTATTGATGCTATTCGTGCTGCTCAAGCTTCTCACTATTTTTACTCTCCAGATAAAAATGGTCGCATGACGGTGTACCGCACTGCTGGTAATCCTCATGGGCATATCATTTTACGTGGTGGCGACAAAGGCACAAACTTCGATAGCGAATCAGTTGCTGAAGCTTGCACTCAACTAGAGCAATTCAACTTACCTCAGCGTCTAATCGTCGATTTCAGCCATGCAAACTGCCAAAAGCAGCATCGTAAGCAGTTAGAAGTTGCTGAAGATATCTGCAACCAAATCAAATCTGGTAAAAACCAAGTTGCAGGTATTATGGCGGAAAGCTTTATTGAAGAAGGCAACCAGCCGATGACTGACATCACCAACCTAGAATATGGTAAGTCAATCACTGACCCATGCCTAAGCTGGAGTGACACCGTCACCATGCTAGATATGCTTGCTAATGCAATTAAAGAACGAAACTAA
- a CDS encoding putative PEP-binding protein — MTQGNPRELHPELTLGDVLPSYNESNGSEHLYVSLSELLMERVFYHPSIENHLSALSDLEKTSLGAIVGEQAVSEHFVQTLVSAISAAVQPSHKSIRVALSGADSYALNSLLGGKNEIEEVNPALGVRGVARYATDAYSHAFSLECMVIKTLREQGFNIEIVVPFVRSLSDAAKIIDLLAEQGLPRGLNGLKVLFSCDVPSAVLLSERLLHYFDGVVVNVDNLTQFTLGVDKQNEAQQHAFDPQNESVITLIDMIVKSSLQAKKPVLLVTQGLVDYPKLQGYIADLEGVDAVITA, encoded by the coding sequence ATGACTCAAGGAAACCCAAGAGAGTTACACCCTGAATTAACTTTAGGTGATGTATTGCCTTCTTATAATGAGAGTAATGGTTCGGAACATTTATACGTTTCATTATCTGAATTGCTTATGGAGCGCGTTTTTTATCATCCGAGTATCGAAAATCATCTAAGTGCTTTATCTGACTTAGAAAAAACATCGCTAGGTGCCATTGTTGGTGAACAAGCCGTTTCAGAACATTTTGTCCAAACTCTAGTTTCAGCTATCTCTGCCGCTGTTCAGCCTTCTCATAAATCAATTCGCGTCGCATTGAGCGGCGCTGACAGTTATGCGCTTAACTCACTTCTCGGCGGCAAGAATGAGATAGAAGAAGTTAACCCGGCACTTGGTGTGAGAGGGGTTGCTCGATACGCGACTGATGCTTATAGTCATGCATTTTCGCTAGAATGTATGGTAATCAAAACGTTAAGAGAGCAAGGCTTCAATATTGAGATTGTTGTGCCCTTCGTTCGCTCGTTAAGTGACGCTGCTAAAATTATCGATTTACTTGCAGAGCAAGGCTTGCCTAGAGGTCTAAACGGGCTCAAAGTTTTATTCTCATGTGATGTCCCATCAGCTGTTCTACTTAGTGAACGTTTACTGCATTACTTTGATGGTGTAGTGGTCAATGTTGATAACTTAACGCAATTTACATTGGGCGTAGATAAACAGAATGAAGCTCAGCAACATGCATTTGACCCACAGAATGAGTCTGTAATTACTTTAATTGATATGATTGTGAAATCGTCTTTACAAGCGAAAAAGCCAGTATTATTGGTTACTCAAGGGCTTGTGGATTATCCGAAACTTCAAGGTTACATTGCTGACTTAGAAGGTGTTGATGCTGTTATTACAGCATAA
- a CDS encoding PaaI family thioesterase yields the protein MLSSLQKANLYLNMFGFFQVPFIWLARPKLIKLNQQLVEVKIPLKRRTKNHLNSMYFGVLAVGADVAGGFLAMSKAQDQGAKISLAFKGVTGEFLKRPEADVHFTCTDGELIDAMLEETMETGERINQTVTILATCPTLSNDEVMAKFTLTLSIKKIPKQ from the coding sequence ATGCTCTCTTCACTTCAAAAAGCAAACCTGTATCTGAACATGTTTGGCTTCTTCCAAGTTCCGTTTATTTGGCTTGCTAGACCTAAGCTAATTAAGCTTAATCAACAACTAGTTGAAGTTAAAATTCCATTAAAGCGAAGAACTAAGAATCATCTAAATAGCATGTATTTTGGTGTTCTTGCTGTTGGGGCAGATGTTGCGGGTGGTTTCCTAGCAATGAGTAAAGCTCAAGATCAAGGCGCGAAAATATCACTGGCTTTTAAAGGGGTGACAGGAGAGTTCTTGAAACGACCTGAAGCGGATGTTCATTTTACTTGTACCGATGGTGAGTTGATTGATGCGATGCTAGAGGAAACAATGGAAACTGGTGAAAGAATTAATCAAACAGTTACGATCTTAGCAACATGCCCAACATTGAGTAATGACGAAGTGATGGCAAAATTCACCTTAACACTCTCAATTAAGAAAATACCGAAGCAATAA
- a CDS encoding CvfB family protein: protein MINVGQVNNLEVVKQADFGVFLNAGDYGTVLLPKKFTPEGVEIGHKLDVFLYIDSDNQIAATTEKPIAQVGEFGLMTVEGVNSIGAFMSWGVKSKDLLVPFSEQRGRLNEGQSILVYVYIDKASSRIVGTTKFNKWLDNTPAEYKTNEQVDLIIAERSQLGYKAIVNGEHWGMIFPSEVIGKLFIGKALKGYIKNVREDGKIDLSLQKIGVGKMDDLSAKVMDLLEKKEGFLPLNDKSSPDAIFAAFRTSKGTFKKTIGGLYKAGKITIDSEGIRLAKEA, encoded by the coding sequence ATGATTAATGTTGGTCAAGTAAACAACTTAGAAGTAGTAAAACAAGCTGATTTCGGTGTATTCCTTAATGCTGGTGACTACGGAACCGTGTTATTACCGAAAAAATTTACTCCTGAAGGTGTTGAAATTGGTCATAAGTTAGATGTCTTCTTATACATCGACTCAGATAATCAAATTGCAGCGACAACAGAAAAACCTATCGCACAAGTAGGTGAATTTGGATTAATGACTGTTGAAGGTGTTAATAGCATTGGCGCTTTCATGAGTTGGGGCGTAAAAAGTAAAGATTTGTTAGTTCCATTTAGCGAACAACGCGGTCGTTTGAATGAAGGTCAATCTATCCTAGTATACGTGTACATTGATAAGGCATCGAGCCGTATTGTTGGTACAACAAAATTCAATAAATGGCTTGATAATACTCCAGCCGAATACAAGACTAACGAACAGGTGGATTTGATCATTGCGGAGCGTAGTCAATTAGGCTACAAAGCGATTGTGAACGGTGAACACTGGGGTATGATTTTCCCTTCTGAAGTCATTGGAAAGCTATTTATTGGTAAAGCTCTAAAAGGCTACATTAAGAACGTACGCGAAGATGGCAAAATTGATTTATCACTTCAAAAAATTGGCGTAGGTAAAATGGACGACCTAAGCGCAAAAGTAATGGACTTACTTGAAAAGAAAGAGGGCTTTTTACCTCTAAACGATAAATCATCACCTGATGCAATCTTTGCCGCATTTAGAACAAGTAAAGGTACGTTTAAGAAAACAATCGGTGGTTTATATAAAGCAGGTAAAATCACTATCGATTCTGAAGGTATCCGTTTAGCTAAAGAAGCTTAA
- the rsmF gene encoding 16S rRNA (cytosine(1407)-C(5))-methyltransferase RsmF — MHANIYIPEEFLKNIEEIMPSHLDMASFISACQKPLRKSIRVNTLKISVTDFLKRAEAKGWELEPVPWCNTGFWITADESEIPLGNTAEHMSGLFYIQEASSMMPVSALFQNNEKYQAVLDTAAAPGSKTTQIASLMNNEGVLVANEYAASRVKVLHANIERCGVRNAALSNFDGRVFGGWLPEQFDAVLLDAPCSGEGTIRKDADAMKNWSHQSVLDIAETQKDLIESAFHALKTNGVLVYSTCTLSTEENQQVCHHLKETFGDAVEFETLDTLFENAQAATTEEGFLHIFPQVYDCEGFFVARIRKLASVTPPKVKKRMGKFPFSKAPSKIQDEVSSLLLEALDVTLPSDSQVWIRDKDVWLFPAALEPMIGEFRFSRMGIKIAETHKKGYRWQHQVATTLATGNESNIIKLCIEDAREWFMGRDVRPESIPGKGEVLVEFDGAIIGLGKWVGNRIKNGLPRELVKDKNLF, encoded by the coding sequence TTGCACGCTAATATTTATATCCCCGAAGAATTCTTAAAAAATATTGAAGAGATCATGCCTAGCCACTTAGATATGGCTTCTTTTATTTCCGCATGCCAAAAGCCTCTTCGTAAAAGTATACGCGTCAATACTCTAAAAATTAGCGTTACTGACTTTTTAAAACGTGCTGAAGCTAAGGGCTGGGAATTAGAACCTGTGCCTTGGTGCAACACTGGATTTTGGATAACAGCAGACGAAAGTGAAATTCCATTGGGAAACACGGCTGAACACATGTCTGGTTTATTCTACATTCAAGAAGCCAGTTCTATGATGCCTGTTTCTGCACTCTTCCAAAACAATGAAAAGTATCAAGCTGTTTTGGATACCGCAGCTGCCCCAGGGTCTAAAACCACGCAGATTGCCTCTCTGATGAATAACGAAGGCGTACTTGTTGCTAACGAATATGCAGCAAGTCGTGTAAAAGTACTCCATGCGAACATTGAACGATGCGGTGTAAGAAATGCGGCATTAAGTAATTTCGATGGACGAGTATTTGGCGGTTGGTTACCAGAGCAATTTGATGCGGTATTACTTGATGCTCCTTGTTCAGGAGAAGGTACAATTCGTAAAGATGCTGATGCGATGAAAAACTGGAGCCATCAGTCAGTTTTAGACATTGCTGAAACACAAAAAGATCTGATTGAAAGTGCTTTTCATGCATTAAAAACTAATGGGGTTCTAGTTTACTCAACCTGCACATTAAGCACAGAAGAAAACCAGCAAGTTTGTCATCATCTAAAAGAAACATTTGGCGATGCCGTTGAGTTTGAAACCTTAGATACTTTATTTGAAAATGCTCAAGCAGCAACAACTGAAGAAGGCTTCTTACACATATTCCCGCAAGTTTATGACTGTGAAGGTTTCTTTGTTGCTAGGATTCGAAAGCTAGCATCTGTCACTCCGCCAAAAGTTAAGAAAAGAATGGGAAAATTTCCATTTTCGAAAGCACCATCAAAAATTCAAGATGAAGTGTCTAGCCTCCTGTTAGAAGCACTAGATGTCACCTTGCCTTCAGACTCTCAGGTATGGATACGTGATAAAGATGTTTGGTTATTCCCTGCTGCATTAGAACCAATGATTGGTGAGTTTCGCTTTTCCCGTATGGGAATTAAAATTGCCGAGACTCATAAAAAAGGTTATCGCTGGCAACACCAAGTAGCAACCACGCTGGCTACAGGCAACGAGTCTAATATCATCAAACTGTGCATTGAAGATGCCAGAGAATGGTTTATGGGAAGAGATGTTCGCCCTGAATCAATACCAGGCAAAGGTGAAGTACTCGTAGAATTTGATGGAGCAATTATTGGATTAGGTAAGTGGGTAGGAAACCGAATTAAGAATGGTCTGCCTCGTGAACTAGTAAAAGATAAGAACTTATTCTAA
- a CDS encoding MlaD family protein: MNNNNQSQTSYSPEVKKNKGISPLWILPILTMLLAGWLVMKSIHDAGQRVQIYFSDAAGLIAGRTTIRYQGLEVGMVRDITLSEDLSNIYVDADIYPEAKKLLSKETRFWLVKPTASLSGISGLDALVSGNYIAIHPSETSSEPETVFNALDSAPSDLLASDGLNIMLTAKDLGGISVGSQIVYKKIPIGEVYSYKLNDNSKSVTIKAAIHDEYSHIITDESRFWNVSGLGASIGFSGVDVRMESLSALLGGSIAVDSPGGGEAVEMNTKFKLYQDLKTAGRGIAVKISVPDDNKISSTGAPIMYRGIEIGQVTDLSLSEGREEVIASAAIQPAFSDFLNTGSKFILEEAKVSLTGVENIANLVTGNFLTLVPGEGSKARSFHAIRKHEYNQQQEKSIAIRLKSNNSFGLDVGTNLLYKGIAVGSIIEVGLIENVGKDNAKHEVYMDALIDNQYAHLIKSNNRFYVTGSATAELTESGLSVTVPPAKQLLTGSISFVSEGAERARPDYQLFKSQSLAELAKYNQSGSQTLSLFASELPPISKGSPLLYRNLQVGSISDFYLTDGGVKIKATIENRYKHLVTNQTVFWNRSGVEVDASLSGISIKADPLKTLVQGGIAFDSLPGIDNKIGKQWKLYSDSKTARKFGRAIQLTSSGAQEVSKGTPIKFQGVTVGEVTLVVPNFKKRGIEVTARVLPEYVDRIAVNDSHFWVAEAEIGLDGIKNVSALLSKYINVEPGKGQPQLSFTLSSSPNKVEGKTFILQSETRGSVKVGTPVLFREMEIGSVTDVKLGQFADRIISTIEVLPEYTYLIRSNSVFWNTSGVDVSIGLSGANIKSGTVDSLIRGGITFSTPEGKQLQATAEEGQSFYLYPTAEDGWKEWRTAIPKP, translated from the coding sequence ATGAATAATAACAACCAATCACAAACTTCTTATTCGCCAGAAGTTAAAAAGAACAAAGGCATATCTCCACTTTGGATATTGCCAATTCTTACTATGTTGCTTGCTGGTTGGCTTGTCATGAAGTCGATACACGATGCTGGTCAACGCGTTCAAATTTACTTCTCGGACGCGGCAGGGTTGATCGCAGGTCGCACAACAATCCGCTATCAAGGTTTAGAGGTCGGTATGGTTCGAGATATTACCCTATCTGAAGACCTTTCTAATATTTATGTGGATGCGGATATCTACCCTGAAGCAAAAAAACTTCTTTCAAAAGAAACTCGCTTCTGGCTAGTGAAACCAACAGCAAGTTTATCTGGAATTTCCGGGCTAGATGCTTTGGTCTCTGGTAACTACATTGCGATCCACCCTAGCGAAACGTCTAGTGAACCTGAAACAGTATTTAACGCTTTAGATAGTGCCCCCTCTGATTTACTCGCATCTGACGGCTTAAATATTATGCTCACCGCAAAAGATTTAGGCGGTATTTCTGTTGGTTCTCAGATTGTTTATAAAAAAATCCCTATCGGTGAGGTATACAGCTACAAGCTCAATGACAATTCTAAATCTGTAACAATCAAAGCAGCAATTCATGACGAATATAGCCATATCATTACAGACGAAAGCCGTTTTTGGAATGTCAGTGGCTTAGGTGCAAGTATTGGGTTTTCTGGTGTTGACGTTAGGATGGAAAGCCTAAGTGCCCTTCTTGGCGGTTCTATTGCTGTCGACTCTCCTGGCGGTGGAGAGGCAGTTGAAATGAACACCAAATTCAAACTCTATCAAGATTTGAAAACGGCTGGCCGTGGTATAGCGGTCAAAATATCCGTTCCTGATGACAATAAAATCAGTTCAACAGGCGCTCCTATTATGTATCGAGGAATTGAGATCGGACAAGTCACTGACTTATCTTTAAGCGAAGGTCGTGAAGAAGTGATCGCCTCCGCTGCTATTCAGCCGGCTTTCAGTGATTTTCTCAATACAGGCAGTAAATTCATATTGGAAGAAGCAAAAGTATCCCTAACTGGTGTGGAAAACATTGCTAACCTTGTCACCGGTAATTTCTTAACTCTCGTGCCAGGAGAAGGAAGTAAAGCCCGCAGTTTTCACGCTATTCGCAAGCATGAATACAATCAGCAACAAGAGAAATCCATTGCGATTCGTTTAAAATCTAATAACTCTTTTGGATTAGATGTAGGCACAAACCTCCTTTATAAAGGGATTGCCGTTGGCTCGATTATCGAAGTTGGCTTGATAGAAAACGTTGGCAAAGATAATGCTAAACATGAAGTCTACATGGATGCACTTATTGATAACCAGTATGCTCACCTTATCAAAAGTAATAACCGCTTTTATGTGACCGGCAGCGCGACTGCTGAACTCACAGAATCAGGACTTAGTGTGACAGTCCCACCTGCGAAACAGTTATTAACAGGCTCTATTAGTTTTGTGAGTGAAGGCGCTGAAAGAGCACGCCCTGACTATCAATTATTTAAAAGCCAGTCGCTAGCTGAACTGGCAAAATATAACCAATCGGGCTCTCAGACTTTATCGCTTTTTGCCAGTGAGTTGCCTCCTATTTCTAAAGGAAGTCCCCTTCTCTATCGCAACCTACAAGTAGGCAGCATTTCTGATTTTTACCTAACTGACGGTGGTGTGAAAATTAAAGCGACTATTGAAAACCGATACAAGCACCTCGTGACCAACCAAACTGTATTTTGGAATCGTTCAGGTGTGGAAGTTGATGCGTCTTTATCAGGTATCAGTATTAAAGCAGATCCTCTAAAAACATTAGTTCAAGGTGGAATAGCGTTTGATTCTCTACCTGGCATTGATAATAAGATCGGTAAACAATGGAAGCTTTATTCTGATTCAAAGACCGCCCGTAAATTTGGTAGAGCTATCCAGCTGACATCTTCTGGCGCTCAAGAAGTCAGTAAAGGTACACCAATTAAATTCCAAGGCGTTACAGTTGGCGAAGTGACACTAGTTGTTCCAAACTTCAAAAAACGCGGCATAGAAGTAACAGCAAGAGTACTACCTGAATACGTGGATAGAATTGCAGTCAATGATAGCCACTTTTGGGTCGCTGAAGCGGAAATTGGTTTGGATGGAATAAAAAATGTATCGGCTTTATTATCTAAGTACATCAACGTTGAGCCGGGGAAAGGTCAACCACAACTCTCTTTCACGCTTTCAAGCTCTCCGAATAAGGTCGAAGGCAAAACCTTCATTCTTCAAAGTGAAACCCGAGGCTCTGTGAAAGTTGGAACTCCAGTATTATTCCGTGAAATGGAAATAGGCTCAGTAACCGATGTAAAACTTGGACAATTTGCTGACCGCATTATTTCAACGATTGAAGTCCTACCTGAATACACCTACTTAATAAGAAGCAACAGCGTATTTTGGAACACTTCTGGTGTGGATGTCTCTATTGGTTTGTCCGGCGCAAATATTAAGTCAGGAACAGTAGATAGCTTAATTCGTGGTGGAATTACTTTCTCAACCCCTGAAGGTAAGCAATTACAGGCAACAGCAGAAGAAGGTCAATCATTCTATTTATATCCTACTGCCGAAGATGGATGGAAAGAATGGCGCACAGCCATCCCTAAGCCATAA
- a CDS encoding paraquat-inducible protein A: MTVSTKHQCDTTNVRLCQGCELPVERVSVPSGKTAYCPRCSTQLYRGGSPSLSGNLALAVTCLLLFIPSHFFDFISIRLIGVMIPATLPSGMVTLMGEGFPLLALLILFCSSIAPFLVCFSVLVAHASLHFRWFIPLKLSLKTIQTLKHWMMLDVFLVSVAISCFKLQDYSDIFIGVGLVGLLLLQLFCVLLITRISVRRYWESWTQESQYDFENKTVHCHNCHLSQPENGACVRCHQKLHHRKPNSIQKTWALLIAASVAIIPANVIPISILITNGQRLEDTIFSGVASLIKSEMYGIAIIIFVASIVVPVAKILGLAYILLCIQFKRSVFHKQRMIVYFVVKWVGKWSVMDLFVISIMMTLVDRGQILNFTPGFGAVAFGIVVILTMLAVESLDPRLIWDNYTSKDESVNE, encoded by the coding sequence ATGACCGTCTCAACCAAGCATCAATGTGATACAACCAATGTCCGTCTTTGTCAGGGTTGCGAACTACCTGTAGAGCGCGTCTCTGTTCCTTCTGGTAAAACAGCTTACTGCCCGAGATGTAGTACACAACTTTATAGAGGCGGGAGCCCTAGTTTATCCGGAAACCTAGCTTTAGCAGTAACATGCTTATTGCTATTTATACCCTCTCATTTTTTTGATTTTATTAGTATTCGTCTTATAGGGGTGATGATCCCTGCAACGTTACCTTCAGGTATGGTGACATTAATGGGCGAAGGCTTCCCTCTGCTCGCCCTTTTAATCCTATTCTGCAGTTCGATCGCCCCGTTTCTAGTCTGCTTTTCAGTTTTAGTGGCTCACGCTTCCCTGCATTTCAGATGGTTTATACCTCTTAAGTTATCTCTAAAGACTATTCAGACTTTAAAGCACTGGATGATGCTCGATGTATTTTTAGTGAGTGTCGCGATCTCATGTTTTAAGCTGCAAGATTATTCCGATATTTTTATTGGTGTAGGTTTAGTTGGATTGCTACTTTTACAATTGTTTTGCGTGTTGTTGATCACTCGAATCAGTGTAAGGCGTTACTGGGAGTCGTGGACCCAAGAGTCTCAATATGATTTCGAGAATAAAACCGTGCATTGCCACAATTGCCACCTTTCACAGCCTGAAAACGGAGCTTGCGTGCGTTGTCATCAAAAGCTTCACCACAGAAAACCCAATTCGATTCAAAAAACGTGGGCACTGCTTATAGCGGCATCGGTTGCGATAATACCTGCGAACGTCATTCCGATTTCTATACTGATAACAAATGGTCAGCGCTTAGAAGACACCATATTTTCTGGTGTAGCGTCATTAATCAAAAGTGAAATGTATGGCATCGCCATTATTATTTTCGTCGCTAGTATTGTTGTACCTGTTGCGAAAATTTTAGGGCTTGCTTACATCTTGCTGTGCATCCAATTTAAACGTTCCGTCTTCCATAAGCAGAGGATGATTGTTTACTTCGTTGTTAAATGGGTTGGAAAATGGTCTGTGATGGATTTATTCGTTATTTCGATAATGATGACATTAGTTGACCGTGGACAAATTTTGAACTTTACACCGGGCTTTGGTGCCGTTGCATTTGGTATTGTCGTCATCCTTACCATGCTTGCTGTTGAAAGCCTTGATCCTAGATTAATTTGGGATAACTACACCTCTAAAGATGAGTCAGTGAATGAATAA